The Chrysemys picta bellii isolate R12L10 chromosome 16, ASM1138683v2, whole genome shotgun sequence DNA window acgtttcaccaacatcaacgcgggctgggcgggaagggttcatgatgctcgcgtcttcaggaacactactttgtttaaaaggctgcagcaagggacttactttccggaccagaaaataaccgttggggatgttgaaatgcccatagttattcttggggacccagcctaccccttaatgccatggctcatgaagccatacacaggcagcctggacaggagtcaggagctgtttaactacaggctaagcaagtgcagaatggtggtagaatgtgcatttggccgtttaaaaggtcgctggagatcattattgactcgctctgacctcagccaaagaaatctccccattgttatttctgcttgctgtgtgctccacaatctctgtgaaagtaagggggagacctttatggcggggtgggaggctgaggcaaatcgccaggctgctgattacgcgcagccagacaccagggcgattagaagagcacaccaggaagcgctgtgcatcagagaagctttaaaaaccagtttcatggctggccaggctacagtgtgaaatatctgtttgtttctccttcatgaaaacccgccccctttattgactgattttctgtaaggaacccaccctgccccttcccccagctttctttcaaaccaaataaagtcactatcatttaaaagtcatttattctttattaatagattagaaaaagagggagggaacccgggtggtatttgggaggaggattgctgggaaggaaaaagccacaaagaaaaggttaaaaaaatgacagccttttgcttgggctgtctactggggtggaatgggaaggtgtacggagcctcccccccccgcattcttacacgtctgggtgaggaggatacggaacatggggaggggggagggtggaacaggggctgaagcggcagtctgttttccagcagccgttcctgaacctccaccagacgccggagcagccccagcgttgcatccttcatcctctggtcttcctgccgccacctctcatctcgagcgtctctcctctcctcacgttggtccctcctctcctcacgttggtccctcctgtcctcacgttcactgacttctttcctatactttgaaactgtttccttccactcattcacatgagctctgtcactgcggctggattccataatttccaaaaacatctcgtctcgcgttctcttcttacgacgccttatctgtgataaccttcgggatggaggagggaggcttgaggaatttgcagctgctgtagggaggggaaaaaagagagaattgttttaaaagctacattttgcagaacaatgcttatactctttcacggtgaccaacactgttcacattacatagcacatgtgatttctgtgcaaggtcgcattttgcctcttaatgctgagtgcctgtggctttgctgctagagatcacaggtctgggcaacagaatttggcttgcatgcggccatggtaagcttctgcgccctcctttcccacataccaagcatagcttgtagagtgctgcagaagcctggccaatctcagccagttggggggcgggcagtgtgggggggcttgtctgggccccttcaggcaagtagagtgctgcggtttttctgttaacattcagcagcaccagaaaacaaactaaccacccccccctctcaccatgaattctctgggatgatcgctgtacccctcccccccaccgtgtggctggtatcagggaagatccctgcaggcaccaaactaaccccccccccgccgccgcccccctcccgccatgaattctctgggatgatcacggtacccctccccccaccgcgtggctggtaacagggaagatccctgctagccaaacgcaaaaaactcagggccaatttcccatctgcgcttggctaactgcagggaaggatttattttccgccacaggcaaacagcccagtaggaacggccacctctgtccccttaattaagttcccgtatttcaaccaggttaccaggagtgatatcactctcctgaggattacacaacaagataaagaacggatgttgcttgaatgctagcaaacaccgggaccatacgctgccaggctttgtcaggcaatgataccagattacttgctgcaagcatggcgtggtcaagtgtcctaccatggaggagggaataaggctgcactgcccagaaaccttctggcaaggctttcggagtacctccaggagagcttcatggagatgtccctggaggatttccgctccatccccatacacgttaacagacttttccagtagctacagacttttccagtagctgaactgaccgcgaatgcaaagtcaggcaaagtaatcattaaaaaccgtttgcttttaaaacaagttttatattttaaaaggtaaactcacctgaggtcccttccatggggtcagagtcttgggtactggcttgggaggcttgggagggtacttcagtcagggtgataaaaagatcctggctgttggggagaatggagtgctgtgtgctctctgcaagctcatcctcctcctcctcctcctctaccccatcggcagaatcctcaggcgtcgctgatgagactatccccgacccagaatccacaaacacaggtggggtagtggtggcagccccccctagaactgcatgcagctcggcgtagaagcggcatgtccgcggctctgacccggagcgaccgtttgcctcctttgttttttgataggcttgtctgagctccttgactttcacgcggcactgatctgagtccctattgtggcctctctccatcatgcccttggagattttttcaaaagtttttgcatttcgtcttttagaatgaagttctgcaagcactgaatcctctccccatacagcgatcagatccagtacctccctcatggtaaatgctggtgctctttttcgattatcagcctgcatggttacctgtgctgatgagctatctgtggtcacctgtgctctccacgctgggcaaacaggaaatggaattcaaatgttcgcggggcttttcctgtctacctggccagtgcatccgagtttagattgctgtccagagcggtcacaatgatgcactgtgggatagctcccggaggccaataccatcgaattgcggccacactaaccctaattcgaattgctaaaatcgattttggcactactccgctcgtcggggtggagtacagaaatcgatttaaagggccctttacatcgaaataaatagcgtcgttgtgtggacggttgcagggttaattcgaattaaagctgataaatccgaattaaagtcgtagtgtagaccaggcctccctcacaagtgtagccaatcacttagatgcttctcacttAGGCTGGTTGCTTTTCAaacaggctctcccctttgattagCACTTCCGTTGCTTGGTGTGGTgctgtctgtagatgtaggtggaagagagagagaaagcatggcaaatgtctctcccttttatcatgtcctttcctccctcttggctttgccccccccttcagagtcaggtgagcattaatgagtctctccaagcaagattgagcaattccccttgtgtggcctcatgcaggtgaatCATTACattgtagcccccttgctggacaatggctgtttgACACTCCAGgtattggttactttccttgctgttgctactggggagctaatatttggctgattcccccaacttacagcatagtgacaaccatactacacaattctcataacttcatattcattaatgatatacatatatggatagagaaatgactttcagcagatcatatcctttcccctgataccttacaagtcatgctttatatgtaaaatcacgattatatgaaaatgaggaatatggggttaCAGCATGCTCCCCCAAAGGTATAGACTGTCACACTGAGATTCGATTTTCATTTGTTATGTAACTAACTTTGACCTCTGTGCCTAACACTTATAATCActgaaaatctatctttctgtaggtaataaacttattttaatgttttacacTTGTGAAATTGTCCTAAGTGCTTGGGAAAGCTGCTCAGATTAAAAAGGCTGGTGCATGTTCACTTTCTTTTTGAGGAAATGGTGaattaattaatgagcttgcacttTTCAAGAGGTTTTGAGCAGTGTCAGATGGTACATTTCTGAGgtgcagggttggaagggacctcaggaggtcatctagtccaaccccctgctcaaagcaggactaatccccagacagatttttgccccagatcctttaatggcccccttaagaattgaatttacaaccctgggtaaTTGAGGAGTGGCTTATACAGCATTCATGCCACTTAGTTGGGTGCATTGCTGCATGTTGTTAGCTGAGTGATCAGAGCACCAGGAGGGattttgctgcttgtcactagtgCAGCATTGTAAGACACAGCCCAGGCTAGAGAGATAAGAGGACAGAACGGTCCCACAGTTTGGGATTGTACCCCGCGGATCCCACCACACAGAGACCCTTCTGTGACCAGCCGTGGTAATATTGTGCTTAGTGCTCTGCCTTGTAGCTTCAACAGCTGCAGATGCAAGATGAGTTACAGTGACCTTGACCTTCTTTCCATGTTTATCCAATGCCTCCTTTCGACACTTGTAAGCAAAAAGACCCGTTTCTTTTGCAAGCATTTGTGTAGCTATCCAGAGTCGGACTTCTCCATTAACAAAAAAGATTGACCAAAAGGTGACAAGAGGATGCATGTTCAGCAAGGCAGCACTGGATGCTGGATCTGCTCTTTATCCAGAAGGTCTCTTGGCAAGCTCTGCCACGGTGCCACTCTCTGGGACTTCTTCCCTAACTGCTCCATTTCTTGTCAACAACAATAACATGAAAGGTGAAAGGACAGTAATTCTCCATTTCCTGCAAGGCCTGCAGAGAACCCTCTAGAAGGGTGTCTGTTCATAGATATCCCCAGCGAATCGCATGGGTGCACAACACAGGCTGTCCTGTCACAGCAAATTGCAGCCGGAGCAACCTCCTTGCCAATGCCAATGCCTGTAGCCTTTTCATCAACTCCAGATTAAGGATTTGATTCTCTCCAATGCTCCTCTGGAAAGAAGCCTTTTCCTTAACAAGCAATTACTTGGAATTGTGAAGGGAGGTCTCTTCTGTTTCCTAGGAAGACACAGGAaaatgtgaggagaggagacaaaagccaTAGAATGAGCCACTACTGGGAGTTGAACCCTGGATGTCTTGTTTACAAGACAGGTGCTTTAGCCTACTAAGCCATGGTGCCTTCCTCAAGAGCCTTTTTGCAATGGTTCTACTTGACAGTCCAAGACAACACCTTCACATTCTAAAGTATGGACATTCCCCATTTCCCTCAAGACTTGCAGACTTTTTGCTGTCTGGCTCTGTGCACAGAAAGCCACAGCTGAGTTGACAGAGGGCTTCTAACATGCGCTTCTCCCACAAGCTGCTGTGATCATATACTGATTAGTGTTTCAGTCACAGCAACTTCAGCTCAACTCTAAGTCATGGTAACCTTTCCATCAGCTCCAAACTTACCATTTAACACTTTCCAAGACTTAGCCGCAAAGAAGACTCTCTCTGTCTTGAACAAGCACTTACAAGGATTGTGCAGTGAGGTCTTTTATTTTCATGAGAAGAGATACAAAAAAGGAGCCTGACAGAAAAGCTAGGTTTAGCAAGTGAAGAACTGGGAGGCCAAGCCAGGATCTCCTGGTTAGTAGGAAGGCTCTTCATCCAGCTCTTCCCAAAGACCACTATCTAGAGGCTACTTCCCATAGAGACTACTTATGGTTACAGACCCATTCTGAAATTAGACCAGGATATTTTAAAGCTTTATCTTGCAGTAAAGTAACACAATTCAAACATGTCATCACGGAAGAGAAAGCACTCCTTCATTTCATATTTATTGCTACTGATCTCACTGACAAACTTCCTTTTCTCGGTGCTGCTCCCAGCACTTTAGGgagtttttcctcttctcccttccagCTGTGGTTATGggactgcagcagctccccagatgGCCAGCTTTGCTCCTTCACTTACATCCTTCACTTCTTTGGATAAAGCTGTGTTTGCCACCAGTTTATTCTATAGCTGAGACATCAGGTACCAGCAGCTAGTTACAAATGCTCAATTCCCACTGCCAACAGTGGGAGGTTATCCTGGGCTGCcagggctgcaggatttggcccaaagtcaGTCAAGATGCTACAGCTGCTGCACTCTTATATGGTGAGTCCTACAGCCTATTACCAAATTGCTCTGCCATAGTCTGCAGGGCAGACTGATTTGCTGAGAATCTGGCAGAAAGGAGACCTGGGAGTATTGAAGGAAAATGTCCTCAGCAGTCACAGCTGGCAGGAGCAGGAAAGGGTCGGTTTGTTTTAAACTTCTCTCCCTGCTCAAGCCTTTAATCATtcctatggctcttctctgaaccctctgtaATTTATCAGggaaaacaaccaaccaaacaaaccaaaccagGCTGTTCTGACTGATGTAACCATCTATTGCCTTCCAAGGTTGACTATAAATCAGATCAGtctattcacccaagagttcaacTTTAAGGGCATTTTGTTTTCTAGTTAAATCAAATCCTGTGCAACATTATTGTTAACTCATCATTTGATCACTTTACATTCGCAGGTTCAACAAGTTGGACCTTTCCTCCTACACCAacatgaaaaaaatcagtgacaGAAAATGCCCTGAAACACCTCTGCTGCCTTGCACGACAAACTGGGGAAATACACGAGGGAAAGTGCTTTCCTCTCTCCTCCTGACACTGGGTAACATTTCTGTCTGTTCTTGAGATCCTGTCACAGGAACAAGCCTTGAGAATGCAAATAATATGTTAAGGCTTCATTGGTTTGTACATTCCTTTACTCCTTCATTAGTGATAAGGGTGCATGAGCTAGAAATAATCCAGCTCTGACTTTCTCACCGTGGGCAATTTCCAGGctcacaagaaaaagaaaaaatctttCTTTCTAACCTGAGCAAGTTGAATCAAGTCATTGCAAGATGATAAATACAGAGCCCCAGGATGACTTTCTTTCATCAAATATTTTTTAGAGTATATCACATTAACTGGGTGGGTCTCCTGCGAGGAAATGTTTGTCCAGGGGCAGAACCCTGTACATTCCCCATGTACAAACCCATCTTCAGTATATAGGCCACTGAACCGAGCAAGGGGGGAGGATCCCAATggtcgggctccagcctgagcaagCCCCTGGATCCTGAGCCtggcaagcctgagtcagctggtctGGGACaattgtgggtttttaattgtactgtagacatacccttggtgtcAAAATCACAGCTTTCTCATGAGGGAATCAAGTCCTAGTCCCCCACATGAGAGGTCGGGATAGTCACCACTATACTCATGAGGTCGGAACTGACAACTGCCCCTGCACAGGGACCTAGGGGAAGAACTTGGCCAGCTCCTAATGTGGCTGTCAGGAGACCCAGCTaggcaggagctgctctgggttCTACGCAGGGGGAGATTAACTGGGAGAAGTGGGGAGTTTGTCTCTCATTTACAGGGAGCTTTGCCAGAATGGAGCCTGTAGGTCACATGCTGGGGGGCTGTCACGGGCACACAGGCTGTGCTCTGGAACAGCTCTGAATCAAACTCAGGCCGAGTCCTTGTCAGTGTGACACCCCTCATGGCACACTGTCACTGGGGGAAGCTCCCTTGGCTTCAGCACCTCCTGAGACTGACCTTGGACCTTTCAGCACCCCTGTTCCATATCAGGAGCTTCCTGTAGTGAGTCATCTTAGTAGGACACCTGGGAAAGCCTTACACCCCCCATCCCCCGAAGGGGAGTCATGCACCCCCAACTTCCACAATCATCAGTGACTCTCAGTCAGCattgtaaaacagaa harbors:
- the LOC135975964 gene encoding uncharacterized protein LOC135975964; amino-acid sequence: MMERGHNRDSDQCRVKVKELRQAYQKTKEANGRSGSEPRTCRFYAELHAVLGGAATTTPPVFVDSGSGIVSSATPEDSADGVEEEEEEDELAESTQHSILPNSQDLFITLTEVPSQASQASTQDSDPMEGTSAAANSSSLPPPSRRLSQIRRRKKRTRDEMFLEIMESSRSDRAHVNEWKETVSKYRKEVSEREDRRDQREERRDQREERRDARDERWRQEDQRMKDATLGLLRRLVEVQERLLENRLPLQPLFHPPPSPCSVSSSPRRVRMRGGEAPYTFPFHPSRQPKQKAVIFLTFSLWLFPSQQSSSQIPPGFPPSFSNLLIKNK